DNA sequence from the Bacillota bacterium genome:
CTTTCAACGATTGACCCAAAATATGCACACCCCTGCTAACTTTCAACGATAACCTCTGTGAACTTCCTAGGTAAATTCAGAGGTTACTTCTTATGACCGCCGAAATAGACCCCAGTAAATGTTAAAGCCGATCCTCTAGAATAGCAGGAACGGCTTTATTGCTGGGCTTTTAGGCAAAAATAAAACCACCTGCTGATAAAATACTTTTTATCAATAGATGGTAGATTATTTGGCGGAGAGAGAGGGATTCGAACCCTCGAAGCGGGTTTTAGTCCCGCTTAATCGCTTAGCAGGCGACCGCCTTCGACCTCTCGGCCATCTCTCCGTGTATCTAGTGGCGGAGGGGGTGGGATTCGAACCCACGGCCCTTTCGGGTCACTAGTTTTCAAGACTAGCTCCTTAAACCGCTCGGACACCCCTCCTTAAAGGCAGATTTGCATTTTTCAGTATAGCAAAGCAGACAGTCCATGTCAATCAAACTTCCCAATTAAAAATATTTATAAATTACGTGAAATCGTGGGTACATTAAAACACTCCCCCACATTTGTGGAGGAGTGTTTCGTAAGTTGTATGTCAATTGAATTACTTAGCGTTTGCATATGCTTCTGCAACACATGCCAGATAACTCTCAACAGTAATAGTAACTGATGAAGTTAATTCGGGAACATCGGGAACGTTCTGGTGAGCATCATCAACGACCTTAACCTGCAGGCTAAGAATCTCGTCAACAGTCTGCCCGACCATCCATTCGCTGAGAGCAGCAATCTGCTCATACCATTCCTTATCAATCTCGGATACTCTTCTCATGCCGTATTCATCACCAAGCTGTACTTTAGTTTTCGGCGCTACGGAACGATCGGAAGTAACCTGACCTTCCTCGTCAAAGTTGATCCTGATTTGAGCGTTATCAATAAGCGCCCCTACAACTACACCGTTTGCATCAAAAGCTACAGCAGCCATGGTGTTATCGATCTGCGCCATGGGCATAATGTCGTTTGCCTCGTCATAGCCTCTTGAACGGGCAATCGAAATCTCTGTACCTAATCCTGCCGAAACAGCATTTTCAACATCGATTGAATGATTGTAAGCGTACTCTACAGCTGCAATGTAGTCTTCTACCGTAATGGTTACCAGGGAGGTAAGTTCAGGAACATCAGGAACGTTCTGGTGAGCATCATCAACGACTTTAACCTGAAGGCTCTTGATTTCGTCAACAGTCTGACCGATCATCCAGCTTTCGAATGCTTCCATCTGCTCATACCATTCTTTCCCAATTTCGGAGACCCTTATCATGCCGTAATCATCACCAAGTTCAACCTTGGTTTTACCCGGAACTGTGAGATCGGCAGCAACCTGCATATCTTCATCAAAGGGCACTCTGGTCTGAGCATTATTAATTGTCACACTGACAACTCTGCCATCAGCATCAAAGAGAACTGCAGCCATAACTACATCTGCCTGTGCCTGTGCTGTTAATTCATCCGTTGCGTCTCTTGACCGGCCAATTGAGGTTATTACACCAAGGCCCAGTTTGTAAGAACCTTCGGTTTCAACTACTTCTTCCTCATCTTCTCCCGGAGCTTCTTCATCGACTGGTGCAGTTTCTTCTCCGCCACAGCCAAATACTCCAAATGCCAACAATCCAAATACCAACAGTAAAACAAAAAACTTGCTTTTCATACGGTACCTTTCCTTTCATTAATATATTGCTACAATTGACATACGCTGACTATCGTAACATAAAAGTTCGATTGGGTCAACGTTAAAACATTCACAAAGTTTCCGCCAACAAGCCAACAACCTCATTATTGCCTGCTTTCCATTGTTTTTAAGAAAACATATTAACTTAAGAAATTAAATTCATATAAAAAAAAGTAAAAGCCGCGTTGTTGAAGATTGCGGCTTAATGCTAGGTCCTCATGTTAATATTATGGAATATCATTTGAGTATAAATATGATCAAGAAACAGTAATTTTCTCCTGGCCGTTAAAGTAAGGGCGGAGGACTTTTGGAATTATTACAGAGCCGTCTTGCTGTTGGTAATTTTCAAGTATAGCAGCTACTGTTCTACCTACAGCAACACCTGAACCGTTAAGGGTATGAACAAATTTGATTTTCTTACCATCTGCAGGCCTGAACCGAATATTTGCCCGGCGGGCCTGAAAGTCGGTAAAGTTACTGCAAGAAGAGATTTCACGGTAAGTGTTATATGCAGGCAACCAGACCTCAAGATCATATTTCTTAGCCGGTGCAAATCCGAGATCACCGGAGCACATGAGCATCACCCGGTAAGGCAGTTCCAGCATCTGTAGCACTTTTTCGGCGTTTTTCGTCAGCTTTTCCAGTTCTTCATCTGATTTTTCCGGAAGAACGAACTTAACCAATTCCACCTTGTTGAACTGGTGTTGACGGATAAGTCCCCGGGTGTCCCTTCCATGAGCTCCGGCTTCAGCCCGGAAACAGGCGCTGTAAGCTACATAATAGAGAGGAAGCTGGTTTTCTTCCAGTATCTCATCACGGTGTAGATTGGTCACAGGTACTTCTGCAGTAGGTATAAGATAGTAGTCCGTTCCCTCAACCCGGAAAGCATCTTCGGCAAATTTCGGCAGCTGGCCGGTTCCGGTCATACTGGCTGCGTTAACAAGAAAGGGGGGGAATACTTCCCGGTAACCATGCTCAGATGTATGAAGATCAAGCATAAAGTTAATAAGGGCCCTTTCAAGTCGGGCGCCGGCCCCAAAATAGAGAGCAAAGCGGCTGCCGGTGATCTTTCCTGCCCGGGGAAAATCAATTATGTTCAGGTTGGCCCCGATATCCCAGTGAGCTAAAGGCTCAAAACTAAATTCAGGGCGTTTACCCCAACTGCGAATCTCAACGTTGTCGGATTCATCTGTTCCCCTGGGGACTACCGGATCAGGAATATTTGGTAGGCTCAATAGAAGCTGTTCCAATTCCGCATCAACCTGGCGAAGTTGCTCATCCAAGGTTTTTATTTTCTGAGCTACTTCCCGCATTTCTTCTTTTTTTCTGTAAGATGTTTCACTGTCAGCTCCAGCCTGCCCAATTTCCTTGGATACCCTGTTGCGGATCTGTTTCAACTCTTCCGCTTCTTTTAACAAATCACGACGCTCATTATCCCTGGCGAGAAGGCTTTCAAGATCACCTTCTTCATCCTTTAGTTCCATAGCCTGGCGGACGATTTCAGGGTTTTCACGAACGAATTTAAGATCGAGCATATCATAATCCTCCCTTATATTGCTGGATCGTAGTCATAATAATTATCATTTACATTTCTTCCGGGGCAATAATGCCAAGGAGTCCCAAACCATTTGAAATAACCTGTCTTGCAGCGCTGATCAACAACAACCTTCCATGTTGAAGTTTCCCTTCACTGCTTAGAACAGGACAATTATGATAAAAACGGTTAAATTCCCGGGCAACATCTATTAAATAACGGGCAAGAATGGAAGGACGGTAATTTTCTGCCGAAGCAAATATTTTATCGGGTAATTGGGCTAAAGTTTTGATCAGGTTGATTTCCTCATCCTTGATCAGTTTGGATGCGGCTGTGTTGTCCCATTTCAGAAATTCAGGTTCAGCTTTGCGTAATATACTGCAAATACGGGCATGGGCGTACTGGATATATGCTGCAGTTTCTCCGGAGAAATCCAGGACTTTATCCCAGTCAAACTCTATATTCTTGATCCTGTCATTGCTTAAATCACCGAAACGTACTGCTCCAAGGCCTACAGCTTTGGCAGCACTTTCTTTGTCCGGAAGTTCGGGGTTTTTCTCTTCAATAATCTCCCGGGCCATATCTATGGAACGCTGCAGCACCTCTTCAAGCAGAATAATTTTACCGGCCCGGGTTGACATTCTGCCTTCTTTAAAGCGGATTAAGCCGAATGGCACGTGGACACAGTCTTTAGCCCAGTCAAAACCTAACAGCTCCAGGACCTTAAATAGCTGTTGAAAGTGCAAAGTCTGTTCGGCACCGACGACATAAAGTGATCGGGCAAAATCAAATCTCCTTTTCCTGTATATCGCGGCAGCGATATCACGGGTAATATATAGAGTTGCCCCATCTTTTTTGCGGAGCATAACCGGTGGAAGGCTGTAGGGCTCTAAATCTATGATCAGGGCCCCTTCACTTTCCCTGGCAATTTTCTTCTCCTGGATAAGCTTTATTACATCATCGAGCATTTCATTATAATGGCTTTCTCCATGAAAATGTTCAAACTTTATACCTAAAAGATCGTATATAACAGAATAATTATCAAGGCTTAGCCGGCGGAACCGCTCCCAAAAGGCTATCGCTTCAGTGTCTCCTTCTTCAAGCTTCTTGAACCATAAGCGTGCTTCGTCGTCCAGGGTAAGATCGTTTTCAGCTTCTCTGTGAAATTGAACATATAAACGATACAGGTAATCTACAGGATCGGATTCCAGATCATTCTCATTGCCCCAACGTTTGAAAGCTACTATTAATTTACCAAACTGGGTTCCCCAGTCACCAAGATGATTGACTCCTATACTGTTATAACCCAATGCTTTATAGATTAAATAAAGCGAGTGGCCGATAACTGTTGAACGGATATGACCTACTCCGAATGGTTTGGCAATATTGGGAGATGAATAGTCAATCGGAACATTTCGACCTTCGCCAAGATTAGTATGCCCGTATTTATTTCCATCTTCCCAAATCTGTGCCAATACTTCACGGCCATATTCTTTTGGTGCAATAAAAAAATTAAGATAAGGACCTTTAGGGGCTGTTTTTGACCAAAAGAAACCAGCCTGATCGGCCAATTTATCACTCAACTCGACAGCAATAAGGTGAGGAGCTTTTTCCCGGGTTTTAGCCAGGGTGTAACAGGGAAAAGCAAGGTCGCCATAAGTCGGGTCGGGGGGGGTTTCCAGTAGTTTAATAATATCAGCCGGTTCCATGGACACCAGTGGAGCCAGAATCCGACTTACCTCTTCATTTAGCTTCTGCATATAGATTCTCCTCGGAGCTTTTTCACTTATTTTAGCTCAAAGCGAGGTGAATGACAAATATGACTATATTTTTAATACCATGTTTATTCCGGATTGATAAAATATGGTTGTCGGTAAAATCTGCTAAGCGGAGGATACCCTGCAGGTGGAGCCCAACTATCACCTTCAATTAATATTTCAACCCTCTGTGATCTGCTGTTTTCAAAAACGGTAAGGAAAATTGCATCCAGAATAAGAGTAGCCCGGAGGTAATCCTGTTCGCTGCCATTTTCAGGGAATATTTCTTTAAAGCTGCTGTTCAGGTTAACCTGCACCTGTTCCGGAGTTTGCATAATACCAAGCAGGTTTAAATCCGATGGTACAAAAGTAAGTGATCTTGAAGCTCGTAAAGACTGTGAAATTAGATTGTCGAGATCTATGTTATCCGTATTTTCAGTAGCTCCTTCCCGGATAGTCAGATAATACCTGTAACCGCTCATTATCGGAGTATAAATCGGATTCTCCCACCTGATTGGTTGAATTGGCTGTTCTGCGATTATCATATCGCCGAAGGATACAATAGGCTGCCTTCGTACAGTCAAATAGATTTCTTTTACTTCGTTGAAAGCACTGACTGTCAAAATTAACGATTGTAAAGCTGATGCACTTTGGATTGTACCGTTCAGCTCAAACAGTTCCGGAGGCATATCCAAAGAAAGCTGACCGTTCTCTGCAGAAAATTCAACTTCTGCATAAACGTTTTTATCCGGGATTGTCCTGTATAGAGCGCTACCCCTTGCCGGGCCGCGTATAAGTTCTTCCATTGCAGAACGGATCGGGTTCTCTGTCTGGCTGATAGTTCTTGTAACGGGAATCAGGTTGGCATTTTCATCAATAAAGTATAGCTGTATTTTAGTTTGATTCGCCGAAAGGCCAGTTGTAACCGGGTTATAAATTGGACCGGAAGCTGTTTCATTATTACCATTACCGCTTTCTGAAAGTAGAGGGCGAAGATTAATTAAATCTATATAGCCATCTTCACCGCATACTACTGCCAGATAAGGATGGCCGGACAAGATTAATTTCTCAACACGCATTGCAACTTCCCAGCTGTTTATCTCTTCACCATCCCTGTTCAGTAATAGCATCTGTGTATAGTCTTCCCTGAAATGGCGCCAGGAGCTGGTTACAATATGCTGCCCGTCTGAAGTAAAAGAGAAGAGTGAACCATCAGGTATGCGTTTCATCCAGAGAAGATCCTGGGCAAGATCAAAATAATAAAGGTTTTCACCTGCGCCTTCCCTGCTACCGTAGACCAATAAACGGTTATAATTCTGTGGATTAAAGATAACTTTTTGGGGTTCAAAAGGAAGTATGGTATCCCACAAGAGATAACCCAGTGAATCATATACAATTAACTGATTGCCCTTGACGGCAGCCAGGCGGCTTCCATGTCTTGAAACTGCGGCCAATGTCTGATTTTCAAAACTCCACACTTCTTCGCCGTTAAGGTTTAAGGCCCTGACTTTCGGTATTTCTTCCTCAATATAAGTGTAGTAGATATTCGCCTGTTCGAGGTACTCACTGGTCAGGAAGAGATTAATAACCGGCTCTGTTTCAATTGTCCAGAGGGATTCACCTTTTTGGTTAAAAAAGTCCAGGTTGTTAAAGTCTTCGTCCGGGTTTGATCGGGAAACAACTATCCAGGAAGCAGTTGGAGAGATTGCAACAAGATCTATTGGATCCCCTTCATTTTCCCACCAAATTTGCTGATCTGAAGTTGTATAAAGAAGTCTTCCCCCGGATGTCCCAATTACTGCATAATTGCCGCACTGTGAAATTTTTGCCTGACCAGGTGCAGTTGCAAAAGATCTGTCCCACAAAAGCCTGCGTTCGCGGTCGAGCAGGCTTACAGAGTTATTGCCTGTGCTAAAAAGAATACCATTCAATCCATAGTCAACTGTTAGATCAAGGATACTCGTGCTGGTAAACCACAAATCGTAAAGGGCTTCACCCTGGTCGGCTGACTGCGGATCAATTGCCAATGAAGATGATTCTGCGCGGGGAAGGAACTGAATTATGTACAATACAAAACCGGCCAGTATAAATAACATAGCCAGTGAGATTATATAATAAAATGGCTGAATCCTTTTCATAAGTTAACCCCTCCGGACTAAAAACCAAAGTGCATGTTATTCTATCATAAGTTTATTAGTGATTTCTAATAAAGATAATAATCTATCATTAAGTTTTAATAATAATTCCCTACTCAGTGACCAACGGCAGGGCAAAATAGAAATTGCTTCCTTCACCAAGATTACTTTCCACCCAAACGCGACCACCATGTTTTGTCACTATTTCATTGACAATAGCCAGGCCGAGACCGGTTCCACCCGCCTCTCTTGAACGGGCTCGATCTACCCTAAAAAATCTATCAAAAATGAAACTTAAATCTTCCTCAGGTATGCCGCAACCTGTATCGCTAATTCCGGTAATAACTTCTTCGCCTTCCCTGTACAATGATATAGTGATCGCTCCTCCGGGCGGAGTATAATTTAAGGCATTATCCAAAAGATTGCTGATTACCTGTCTCAACTGCATGGGTGCCGCGCGTACGATATAATCCTGACCGGGTTTTTCATAGATCAATTCAAGCCCCGCATGCGAAAAACGATATTCATTTTCATTAAGCATGTCGCTAAGCAATAGGTTTAAAGTAATATTTTCCTGCTCAAGGTTATTTTTTTCGAGTTTTGAAAGTTCAAGCAGATCATTTACAAGTGCGGTCAGTCTTTCCAGTTCACCATCCAGATCTGATACAAACTCTTTTTGCTGTTTTTTATTCATGTCATGTTCCAATAAGGCTTTGGTCAATAAACTCATTGTCGTAAGCGGGGTCCGGACCTCGTGGGCGACATCGGCTGCAAACTTCTTAAGATTGCTTGTGTAGTAATTTAATTTCTTTGCCATCAGGTTAAACTGTTCAGCAAGCCGTCCGATCTCATCTTTCGATTTAAATTCAATATGCTGATCAAGTTTTCCCTCTGCCATTTTCCGGGCAGCTGTAGTTAACTCTTCAAGTGGACCGGTAAATCGACGGGCTAAAATTACTGAGCCACCCCCGACTACAGCCATAGCAATTACAGTTGCTAAAAATAGAAAAGTTCTTATATCATCAAGGGTTTGGTATAGATTTTCCATTGAGGCAGATAGAATTATAACTCCAAGGACAATCTCATTTTCATCCTTAACAGGTATGGCAACCTGCATTACCGGCTGCTGCAGCCTTTCACTAAAGCTCACACTGCTGCTTACAACACCCTGCAGGGCAACAGCAACATCTTCATGCGTTAAAAGCTGATTCAGCATTCCTCCAATCCTAATTGAATCACCCACAACAAGCCCCTGCTGATCGGTAAATATAACCCTGGCCTGGGCCTGACGGCTCATATTTTCAGCCAGGGTGCTTAAACGTACCGAGTCGATCTGACCTCGCAGGTGGCCCACTAAAAAGTCAGAAGCCAGAAAACCAGAAATTTCAAGGCTTTCCTGCATATTGCTCAGGTAGTAATGCTCCAGAGTGTTAAAGAGAAATATACTGATGATTACCATTACCGCCAGGATAATTGCCAGGAAAGAGGCTGTCAGGCGGAAACGGATGCTGTAAAACTTAAGCATCAAGCATCCTCCCTGATTTTATAACCAGTCCCCCATACGGTAATGATATAATCCGGATTGCTTGGATCAGCTTCGATTTTTTCCCTGATATGCCTGATATGTACATCGACAGTTCGAACATCTCCATAGTAATCATAACCCCATACCTGTTCCAAGAGCTGTTCACGGGAATAAACATTCCCGGCGTTTGTGGCTAAAAAACTTAAAAGAGCAAATTCCTTCGATGTCAGGTTAACATCCTTCTCACCGAGGCGGATCCTGTGCTGGAGCAAGTCTACCTGTAAGTCACCGATTTGAATCACTTTTTTTGGTTCTTCCTCCCGGGCGGTAGTCCTCCTGAGTATTGCCTTAATTCTGGCAACCAATTCTCTTGCATTAAAAGGTTTAGTGAGATAATCGTCCGCTCCCAGTTCCAAACCTAAGACCTTATCGATGTCCTCGCTACGGGCAGTAAGCATAATTATTGGAACATCATGCTTTTTTCGAATACGGCGGCAGACTTCAAATCCATCCAGTCCGGGGAGCATGAGATCAAGAACCACAATATCAGGTTTTACTTCAACTACTTTCTGTAATGCTTCCTCTCCATCATACGCTTGTTCAACCCGAAAGCCTTCTTTTTCCAAGTTAAAAGTGAGCGCTTTAACGAGCGTTTTCTCATCATCAACAACTAATACCAGATCTTTATTCATCAGCCGAAACCTCCCTGATCTGTTTTGAAAATTTACAATACCCGTTTTCATTAATTAACCAGTCGTTCTTATTTAGTTTCATTTCCAACTATGCTTACTTCTTATAATACTTTATTACTTCTTTTATGTCTTCCCAAACATATTTTTTCTTGCCGGGATCTCTTAGCAGCGCTGCCGGGTGAAAAGTTGCTATAATGCGTCTTGAATCCCATTCATGCCAGGTTCCCCTACAGCGGGTTATTGACAAATTCTGACCGATTAAAGTTTTAGTCGCCAGGGCACCGAGGCAAACAATAATTTCCGGATTTATTAATTCGATCTGCTCCTTCAGGTAAGGAAGGCATGCTTCTACTTCAGATTGAAGAGGCAATCTATTGGAAGGGGGTCTGCACTTTACAATGTTGGCGATATATACTTCTTCTCTCTTTATATCTGCTGCAGCCAGGATCCTGTCCAGCAGCTGTCCGGCCCTTCCGACAAAAGGTATCCCAATACGATCTTCATCCGCTCCAGGACCTTCTCCGATAAGCATCAGTTTGGTTTGCGGATTACCATCTCCAAACACAACCTGTGTGCATGTACTTCTCAGAATACAATTGTTACAGGTTAGGCAGGTTTGTTTTAACCGCTCTAGTTTTTGTACAGGATCTTCTGCAGGTGTGCTTTGATTTTTATGTGAATTAATCAGTTCAATCAAAGACTGCTGTCGCTCTGTGATTGTCCTCACCCCAAAATGTACCGAAAGATAATTTTTAGTATCGCAATTAATTCAACAGTCAGAACAGTTATTCCTTCACTGGAGCATTTATTCCGGAGGAGCTACCATCAGGGATTTTCTCCTTATAAAACGACTCTCTGCAATATCAAGAAGGCGGTTTACCAGTTCCGGATAACTGATACCACTTGCTTCCCATAGTTTTGGATACATGCTTATACTGGTAAATCCAGGCATGGTATTAATTTCATTGACTATTACCCGTCCAGAAACCCTTTCAATAAAGAAATCAACCCTGGCCAGACCGCTTCCTTCAACAACTTGAAATGCTTTAATGGAATAATTCCTTACTTTTTCTTCAATATCCAAAGAGAGTTCAACAGGAACGATCAGCTCAGATCGATCATCGATATATTTAGCCCGATAGTCATAAAATTCATTACAAGGAATAATTTCACCGGGTCTGGAAGCTTGGACGTCCAGATCTCCCAAAACACTGCATTCAATTTCCCTTCCATCAATAAACTTATCTACAATCACTTTTTCATCGTATAAAAATGCTTCTTCTACAGCCGCTCCCAACTCGTCCAAAGAACTGACCTTTGTTATACCAACGCTGGAGCCAAGATTTGCCGGCTTAACGAAACAAGGCAACTCCAGTTGTTTTATTATTGTATCCTGCCAGCTAGAGCGATCCTGAACCCACTCATGCCGGTGGAAGTAAACATAAGAAGCAACCGGTAAACCGGCTCTTTCAAATAATATTTTCATAACCACTTTATCCATGGAAACACTGGAAGCAAGCACTCCGGAACCAACATATGGAATGCCAGCCATTTCAAATAACCCCTGGATAGTGCCATCTTCTCCATAAGTACCATGTAATATAGGAAAGACTATATCCAGCGGTTGGTAGTTCCATTCAACCGGTGATTTTTCAGATTGTATTAATAGGCCGGGTTGGGACGGGTCGGTTAACAATACTGTTTTTGCAGCATTCACAGGAAGGCGATATTCCCAGAATGCCTGCCAGATATCACTCCCGGAATACCAAAGACCTTCCCGGCTGATTCCAACAGGGATAATTTTATATTTTTCTGAATCAATGGCATCCATGATTGAAGCTGCGGATCTTAAAGAAACAACATGCTCACCTGACCTACCGCCAAAGATAACAGCTACGGTTTTCTGGATCATTTATTATCAACTCCCTAAATACTGTTAAGCCCGCTGTTGGTTGCGGGCATTATGATTATATCATACAGCGTTATACAGTTTATATGTAGTTTATCTATTGCAAAAGTGCAGGAGGTTATATAAAGTTACGATATAATCATAATACCTTAATACCATATTAATAGAAAAGAAAAAGAAGGATTGTTGCTAATGCAAATACCGGTAATTATGCTGGGAGCAAATTTCTATACCTCCCTGGGAGCAATAAGAACTCTGGGCAGAAGAGGAGTTCCGGTTCATGCATTTGATTATGATTTTTCCACAGCTTATGCTCTCTCCTCAAAATATGTAACCAGAAAAGTACTTTGTCCCGACATAAACAGCAATGAAAAAGAGTTGGTAGATTTTCTTATAAATTATTCTAATCAATTTACATTGCGCCCTGTCCTGATGTCAACAGCTGATAATTATGCTCTGATGGTATCAAGGCATTCTGACAAACTTGCCAAGCATTACAGGTTTCCGATCATGGAACCTGGTTTACTGGAAAAAATCATTGATAAAAATGGTTTATATGAACTGGCTATCAAACATGATCTTAGCATACCAAAAACCTATATAGTCAACCAGTATAGTAATCTGAATCAAATAGCACTGGAAATGCCTTATCCCTGTATAATCAAACCGGCTCTTTCGCATAAATTTGTTAAAGTATTTCGGCAAAAATGTCTTTTTGCGAATAACAAAGAAGATTTATTATCCGCGCTGGAAACTGCCAGGAAAAGCAGCCTTGAAGTGATGGTACAGGAAATCATCCCCGGATTTGACGACCAGATGTACGTATATGATACATACATAAACAAATATGGTAACGCTACCCATACATTTAGTGGACAAAAATTACGTCAGTTTCCGATTAATTTTGGGTCATCAACTCTTACCCACCAGCTATATGACCAAGAATTGATCGAATTAGGTCAAATGTATATGAAACGAATTAACTACAGGGGTTACGGTGAAATTGAATTTAAAAAAGATTTCCGTACAGGAGAATTCAAGCTGATCGAAATTAACGCCCGTTTGAGTACTTTAAATATCCTTTTTGATAAATGCGGTGTGGAGTTTACATAT
Encoded proteins:
- a CDS encoding carboxylate--amine ligase, with translation MQIPVIMLGANFYTSLGAIRTLGRRGVPVHAFDYDFSTAYALSSKYVTRKVLCPDINSNEKELVDFLINYSNQFTLRPVLMSTADNYALMVSRHSDKLAKHYRFPIMEPGLLEKIIDKNGLYELAIKHDLSIPKTYIVNQYSNLNQIALEMPYPCIIKPALSHKFVKVFRQKCLFANNKEDLLSALETARKSSLEVMVQEIIPGFDDQMYVYDTYINKYGNATHTFSGQKLRQFPINFGSSTLTHQLYDQELIELGQMYMKRINYRGYGEIEFKKDFRTGEFKLIEINARLSTLNILFDKCGVEFTYAMYRDLIDDPLPDFHLAENKPWAFWHAYEDLISNIAYLKTKQLTLWQIIKPWASHYKAHAILATDDWKPLFSFAWLITRKGLNKIKRLITRQERGAN